From a single Shewanella donghaensis genomic region:
- a CDS encoding SPOR domain-containing protein, which yields MSRDYANNKKPSSKKRKPARKGAAKQKRSIPYLPTLIVILLLGAFGYGLWFISGSSDDAPAQSAPVTETIEKTVTKPVTEPVNKPAKKDPNALPPKPTEEWTYLEELENNSIDIEVPEDAMKSKGPYQMQCASFRKLDQAEEMKAVIAFQGLEAQVRATQGTTGVWHKVILGPFDTKRAAERTRHKLQRAGINGCQIWLWEY from the coding sequence ATGAGCCGAGATTACGCTAACAATAAAAAGCCGAGTTCTAAAAAACGTAAACCAGCAAGAAAGGGCGCAGCAAAACAAAAGCGCTCTATCCCTTACTTGCCGACCTTGATTGTGATTTTGCTTTTAGGCGCCTTTGGTTATGGTCTATGGTTTATCAGCGGCAGTTCTGATGATGCTCCGGCTCAATCAGCGCCGGTTACAGAGACCATTGAAAAGACAGTAACGAAGCCGGTTACTGAACCAGTAAATAAGCCGGCTAAAAAAGATCCTAATGCCCTGCCGCCAAAACCGACGGAAGAGTGGACTTATTTAGAGGAACTAGAAAACAATAGCATTGATATTGAAGTCCCTGAAGATGCAATGAAGTCTAAAGGGCCTTACCAAATGCAATGTGCTTCATTTAGAAAGCTGGATCAGGCTGAGGAAATGAAAGCCGTGATTGCTTTTCAAGGTTTAGAAGCACAAGTAAGAGCTACCCAAGGCACAACTGGTGTTTGGCATAAGGTCATCTTAGGGCCATTTGACACCAAGCGTGCTGCCGAGCGCACGAGACATAAACTACAGCGCGCCGGTATTAATGGTTGCCAGATTTGGCTTTGGGAATATTAA
- the argS gene encoding arginine--tRNA ligase, with the protein MKSHIASLLEQTVESFKQQGIVPADFQARIVVDRTKDKSHGDLATNLAMMLTKVAKKNPRDIAQLIIDNLPASSHIAKVEIAGPGFINFFIDDNALASQLQDALNDEHLGITLPEQQTIVVDYSSPNLAKEMHVGHLRSTIIGDSIVRALEFCGHNVIRQNHVGDWGTQFGMLLAYMEELRAANGEQADLELSDLETFYREAKVRFDESSDFATRARNLVVSLQSGDEYCNKLWREFNDISLAHCHDVYKRLGVTLTRKDVHGESAYNGDLHQVVKDLDAKGLLSESNGAKVVFQEEFRTKDGEPLPVIIQKADGGYLYATSDLAAMRYRSNVLKADRAMYFVDLRQALHFQQVFKLAKTAGFVRDGLSLEHTGFGTMNGPDGRPFKTRSGGVVKLVDLLDEANVRAIELVRSKNPDMDEETVLEVARVVGISSVKYADLSKNRASDYIFSFEQMLSFEGNTAPYLLYAYTRVAGIFKRAADVDLSQAKIVLEHEKEKELGTKLAQFGEVLTRMTDKGQPHVMCAYVYELASEFSSFYEACPVLAADTEAQKQSRLLLAQLTSRTLKTGLSLLGIETLERM; encoded by the coding sequence ATGAAATCACATATTGCATCTTTACTAGAACAAACCGTCGAATCTTTTAAGCAACAAGGCATTGTACCAGCTGATTTTCAGGCTCGAATTGTGGTCGACCGAACTAAAGATAAAAGCCATGGTGATTTAGCTACTAACTTAGCGATGATGCTAACTAAAGTCGCCAAAAAGAACCCGCGTGATATCGCACAGTTGATTATCGATAACCTGCCAGCTTCAAGCCATATTGCTAAAGTTGAAATTGCAGGCCCAGGCTTCATCAACTTCTTTATTGATGACAATGCATTGGCGAGTCAATTACAAGACGCATTAAATGATGAGCATTTAGGGATTACTTTACCTGAGCAACAAACCATTGTAGTGGATTACTCATCTCCAAACCTCGCGAAAGAAATGCACGTTGGTCATCTACGTTCAACCATTATTGGTGACAGTATTGTTCGCGCTTTAGAGTTTTGCGGCCACAATGTTATTCGTCAAAACCATGTGGGTGACTGGGGGACTCAGTTCGGCATGTTACTCGCGTATATGGAAGAGCTTCGCGCCGCTAACGGCGAACAAGCTGACCTTGAGTTATCTGATTTAGAAACATTCTACCGTGAAGCAAAAGTTCGCTTTGATGAATCAAGCGACTTTGCTACTCGTGCACGTAACCTTGTGGTGTCATTACAATCTGGTGATGAGTACTGTAATAAGTTATGGCGTGAATTTAACGACATATCATTAGCACATTGTCATGACGTATATAAACGTCTTGGCGTAACTTTAACCCGTAAAGATGTGCATGGCGAAAGTGCTTACAATGGCGATTTACATCAAGTCGTAAAAGACTTAGATGCGAAAGGCTTATTGAGCGAAAGTAATGGCGCCAAAGTGGTTTTTCAAGAAGAATTCCGCACTAAAGACGGTGAGCCTTTGCCGGTTATTATTCAAAAAGCAGATGGCGGCTACTTATATGCCACCTCTGATTTAGCCGCGATGCGTTACCGCTCAAATGTATTAAAAGCCGATCGCGCAATGTACTTCGTCGATTTACGTCAAGCGCTGCATTTCCAACAAGTTTTCAAACTTGCTAAGACAGCGGGTTTCGTTCGTGACGGATTATCACTTGAACATACTGGGTTTGGCACCATGAATGGCCCTGATGGTCGTCCATTTAAGACTCGTAGTGGCGGTGTGGTTAAGTTAGTTGATTTACTTGATGAAGCGAATGTTCGTGCCATTGAGTTAGTGCGTAGCAAAAACCCAGATATGGATGAAGAGACCGTGCTTGAAGTCGCACGCGTTGTTGGCATCAGCTCAGTTAAATATGCTGACTTATCTAAAAACCGTGCTAGTGATTACATCTTTAGCTTCGAACAAATGCTCAGCTTTGAAGGTAATACCGCACCCTACTTATTATATGCCTACACACGTGTAGCAGGCATATTTAAGCGTGCGGCAGATGTGGATTTAAGCCAAGCTAAAATTGTACTAGAACACGAGAAAGAAAAAGAACTGGGCACTAAACTGGCTCAGTTTGGTGAAGTACTTACTCGCATGACCGACAAAGGTCAGCCACATGTTATGTGTGCTTATGTATATGAACTTGCCAGTGAGTTCTCAAGTTTCTATGAAGCTTGCCCAGTGCTTGCTGCTGATACTGAAGCGCAAAAACAAAGCCGCTTATTATTAGCTCAACTAACATCAAGAACCTTAAAAACGGGTTTATCGCTGTTAGGTATTGAAACATTAGAGCGCATGTAA
- the priA gene encoding primosomal protein N' codes for MPVFVEVALPVPMRQTFSYQIPEANVSQIKLGLRVKVPFGRQQLVGLITAIKDECDVPPNKIKPITELLDDKPLLPETLYKLTLWAARYYFASQGQMLSQALPVALRKGLSPQPQTTTIFALNEQGKEVDISILKRAPAQKKLFELFKQSSISQDDFTTQELSKVALKALEDKGWIERKEIVNKTDLSWRQQLVMTEEPLKLNKQQAVAVSILNQQQGFHCSLIEGITGSGKTEVYLSVLETILKQGKQALILVPEIGLTPQTINRFKRRFDVKIAVIHSALTDNQRLEAWRQARSGEAAIIIGTRSALFTPMAFPGVIILDEEHDSSFKQQEGVRYHARDLAVMRGNLEDIQVILGSATPSLESLQNAISGRYAHLELSERAGAAQKVKQGIIDIRSHPLKAGMSASMINEMRMHLDAGNQVLLFLNRRGFSPALLCHECGHLHECDRCDAFFTVHQGLNEICCHHCGNQYAIPHQCHECGSTMLMGHGTGTEQLAQTLEQEFPQYPVVRIDRDTTRKKGSLEKQLNGILKGEYKILVGTQMLAKGHHFPDVTLVGLMDVDGALFSADFRAPERFAQLYTQVSGRAGRADKPGKVLLQTHQSDNPILRDLLQHGYGQFARGQLKERQQALLPPAWHMVLIRADALIAEDADNFLNQVASLLPQDKEFEVIGPMPAPLDRKAGKYRRQLLFQAKNRQRLQQVFEQALPIIEALNESKRCRWSIDRDPQDLM; via the coding sequence ATGCCTGTGTTTGTTGAGGTTGCACTGCCCGTTCCAATGCGGCAAACCTTTAGTTACCAAATCCCTGAAGCCAACGTATCACAAATAAAGCTGGGATTGCGGGTAAAAGTGCCTTTTGGTAGACAACAACTTGTTGGTTTAATTACCGCCATTAAAGATGAGTGTGACGTTCCACCAAATAAGATTAAACCTATCACCGAACTCCTCGATGATAAACCCCTACTACCAGAAACCTTATACAAATTAACCTTATGGGCGGCTAGATATTACTTTGCCAGTCAAGGTCAAATGTTAAGCCAAGCTTTACCTGTTGCACTGCGTAAAGGCTTAAGCCCACAACCACAAACGACCACCATATTTGCTTTGAACGAACAGGGCAAAGAAGTCGATATCAGCATATTGAAACGAGCGCCTGCACAAAAAAAGTTATTTGAATTATTTAAACAATCCTCCATCAGTCAAGATGACTTCACTACCCAAGAACTCAGTAAAGTCGCCTTAAAAGCACTTGAAGACAAAGGCTGGATTGAACGAAAAGAAATTGTTAATAAGACTGATTTAAGTTGGCGCCAACAACTCGTGATGACAGAAGAGCCGTTAAAGCTCAATAAACAGCAAGCTGTTGCAGTTTCAATCCTTAACCAACAGCAAGGTTTTCATTGCAGTTTAATCGAAGGCATTACTGGCTCAGGTAAAACTGAAGTGTACTTATCGGTTCTCGAAACGATTTTAAAACAAGGTAAACAAGCGCTAATTTTAGTGCCTGAAATTGGCCTTACACCGCAAACCATTAATCGATTTAAGCGCAGGTTTGATGTGAAAATTGCCGTTATTCACTCAGCATTGACCGATAACCAACGTTTAGAAGCCTGGCGTCAAGCACGATCAGGTGAAGCCGCAATTATCATTGGTACTCGCTCAGCCTTATTTACCCCGATGGCCTTTCCTGGTGTCATCATTTTGGATGAAGAACACGACAGCAGCTTTAAGCAACAAGAAGGGGTGCGATATCACGCTCGAGACTTGGCGGTTATGCGTGGCAACTTAGAAGATATCCAAGTCATTTTGGGCTCAGCTACACCATCGCTAGAATCGCTACAAAATGCCATTTCTGGACGCTACGCTCACCTTGAACTGAGTGAGCGTGCAGGCGCAGCGCAGAAAGTGAAGCAAGGGATTATTGATATTCGCTCACATCCATTAAAAGCGGGGATGTCAGCCTCGATGATTAATGAAATGCGTATGCATTTAGATGCTGGCAATCAAGTATTACTCTTTTTGAACCGCCGTGGGTTCTCACCAGCGCTTTTATGTCATGAATGTGGTCACCTGCATGAGTGCGACCGTTGTGACGCCTTTTTTACTGTCCATCAAGGCTTGAATGAAATCTGTTGTCACCACTGCGGCAATCAATACGCGATCCCACACCAATGTCATGAGTGTGGTAGTACCATGCTAATGGGTCATGGCACAGGCACTGAGCAATTAGCCCAAACCTTAGAACAAGAGTTCCCCCAATACCCAGTAGTTCGAATAGATCGTGATACTACCCGTAAAAAAGGCTCATTAGAGAAGCAACTTAATGGCATCTTAAAAGGTGAGTATAAAATTCTTGTGGGCACACAGATGCTGGCTAAAGGCCATCACTTCCCTGATGTGACCTTAGTGGGATTAATGGATGTTGATGGTGCATTGTTTAGCGCTGACTTTAGAGCGCCTGAACGCTTTGCCCAGCTTTATACGCAAGTTTCAGGTCGAGCAGGTCGTGCTGATAAACCCGGAAAAGTGCTGCTGCAAACTCATCAAAGCGATAATCCAATCTTAAGAGACTTACTCCAACATGGTTATGGCCAATTCGCCCGTGGGCAGTTGAAAGAACGTCAACAAGCTTTATTGCCACCAGCATGGCATATGGTACTCATTAGAGCTGATGCGCTTATTGCTGAAGATGCCGATAACTTTTTAAACCAAGTAGCCAGCTTATTGCCACAAGATAAAGAGTTTGAAGTGATTGGTCCTATGCCTGCTCCACTTGATCGCAAGGCGGGTAAGTATCGTCGTCAATTGCTATTCCAAGCCAAAAATCGTCAACGATTACAGCAAGTTTTTGAACAAGCGCTGCCAATTATTGAAGCATTAAATGAGAGCAAACGCTGTCGCTGGAGTATCGATAGAGATCCCCAAGATTTAATGTAA
- a CDS encoding FimV/HubP family polar landmark protein produces MSKGLFSKAGLAISLFLFSFVAQAALSHLSINSRQFELGQHPKFKLNIVAGKNDLSRISFHVRQHVGDKEVLEELMVQPVNGFMLYAIGVDDVKDPNAKLIVSHYKGNNWQQFSVIPVFDAPFIKTNSKTEININTSNQPKKVAPMPQVKSSQKNQLAVTAPKPSKPQAQVLPATMVSSSASELGASCIIERNSTETLWRIASRYAKPWETNVYAVMLAIFEANPQAFSKQKIYLIRQDIQLVCPTVNQLNQYLSKAEDKLAFEALDRKQRSH; encoded by the coding sequence ATGTCAAAAGGGTTATTCAGCAAAGCAGGATTAGCAATATCACTTTTTTTATTTTCGTTTGTTGCGCAAGCTGCATTGTCACATCTGAGTATTAATAGTCGCCAATTTGAGCTTGGGCAACATCCCAAATTTAAACTGAATATCGTTGCGGGTAAGAATGACCTTTCAAGGATCAGCTTTCATGTGCGTCAACATGTTGGTGACAAAGAGGTCCTTGAAGAGCTAATGGTGCAGCCAGTTAATGGTTTTATGCTTTATGCTATTGGTGTTGATGATGTGAAAGACCCGAATGCTAAACTTATCGTTAGTCATTACAAGGGGAATAATTGGCAGCAGTTTTCGGTAATACCGGTATTTGATGCGCCTTTTATTAAAACCAACAGTAAGACTGAAATTAACATCAATACCAGCAATCAGCCTAAAAAAGTGGCGCCAATGCCACAGGTTAAATCTAGCCAGAAAAACCAGCTAGCTGTCACAGCACCTAAACCTTCAAAACCCCAAGCACAAGTTTTACCTGCAACTATGGTTTCCAGCAGCGCTAGTGAGTTAGGTGCTAGTTGTATTATCGAGCGTAATTCAACAGAGACACTGTGGCGGATAGCATCTCGTTACGCTAAACCATGGGAAACCAATGTTTATGCGGTCATGCTGGCTATTTTTGAAGCGAACCCTCAGGCTTTTTCGAAGCAAAAAATATACTTAATAAGACAGGATATACAGCTAGTCTGCCCGACAGTTAATCAACTAAATCAATACCTAAGCAAAGCTGAAGACAAGTTGGCATTTGAAGCTTTAGACCGTAAACAGAGAAGTCATTAA
- the rpmE gene encoding 50S ribosomal protein L31, which produces MKTGIHPDYAEITATCTCGNIIKVNSTAGKSLHLDVCGACHPFYTGTQKVVDTGGRIDKFNKRFGALAKK; this is translated from the coding sequence ATGAAAACAGGTATCCACCCAGACTACGCTGAAATTACTGCAACTTGTACTTGTGGTAACATCATTAAAGTAAATTCAACTGCAGGTAAAAGCCTTCACTTGGACGTATGTGGCGCATGTCACCCATTCTACACTGGTACTCAGAAAGTTGTAGACACTGGCGGTCGTATCGACAAGTTCAACAAGCGCTTTGGTGCACTTGCTAAGAAGTAA
- a CDS encoding malic enzyme-like NAD(P)-binding protein: MSDFRQQALDYHEFPVAGKTAVSLTKPAQTSHDLSLAYSPGVAEPVREIAANPDNAYRYTNKGNTVAVISNGTAILGLGNLGPLASKPVMEGKALLFKRFANIDSIDIEVKHRTTADFINTVESIADTFGGINLEDIKAPECFEIERELISRCNVPVFHDDQHGTAIVTTAGMLNALEIQGKKIEDAVFVCLGAGAAAIACMTMMVKCGAQRENVYMLDRQGVIHTRREDINEYKALFANNTDKRTLQDVIKDADAFLGLSGADLLKAEDIALMAPNPVIFACSNPDPEIKPELAHEIRKDLIMGTGRSDYPNQVNNVLCFPFIFRGALDVRASMINDEMKIAAVKALAAIAKEPVPAEVLAAYPDVDSLTFGPEYVLPKPMDPRLLKNIASAVSQAAIDSGVAVLNKVPTDYSF; this comes from the coding sequence ATGTCAGATTTTCGCCAACAAGCTCTCGATTATCATGAATTCCCAGTTGCAGGTAAAACTGCAGTTAGTCTAACTAAACCAGCTCAAACGAGCCATGATCTGTCGCTGGCGTATAGTCCTGGCGTGGCGGAGCCTGTAAGAGAGATTGCGGCAAACCCTGACAATGCTTACCGTTATACAAATAAAGGTAATACGGTTGCTGTGATATCAAATGGTACTGCTATTCTAGGCTTGGGTAACTTAGGCCCATTAGCATCAAAACCTGTCATGGAAGGTAAAGCACTTTTATTTAAGCGCTTCGCTAATATTGATTCAATTGATATTGAAGTGAAGCACAGAACAACGGCAGACTTTATTAATACGGTTGAATCTATTGCTGATACTTTTGGTGGCATTAACTTAGAAGATATTAAAGCACCTGAATGTTTTGAGATTGAACGAGAATTGATTTCTCGCTGTAATGTTCCTGTATTCCATGATGATCAACATGGTACGGCAATTGTTACTACTGCAGGCATGCTGAATGCGTTAGAAATTCAAGGCAAGAAAATTGAAGACGCTGTATTTGTTTGTTTAGGTGCTGGTGCAGCGGCTATTGCCTGTATGACCATGATGGTTAAATGTGGTGCGCAACGTGAAAATGTATACATGCTTGATAGACAAGGTGTGATCCATACTCGCCGCGAAGACATTAATGAATATAAAGCTTTATTTGCTAATAATACTGATAAACGTACTTTGCAGGATGTGATCAAAGATGCCGATGCATTTTTAGGACTTTCTGGTGCTGACTTATTAAAAGCAGAAGACATTGCTTTAATGGCACCTAACCCAGTTATCTTTGCTTGTTCAAATCCTGATCCTGAAATTAAACCTGAATTGGCTCATGAAATACGTAAAGATTTAATTATGGGTACAGGTCGCAGTGATTATCCTAACCAAGTGAATAACGTATTGTGTTTCCCATTCATCTTTAGAGGCGCGCTTGATGTTAGAGCAAGCATGATTAATGATGAAATGAAAATTGCAGCAGTTAAAGCGCTCGCGGCTATCGCTAAAGAGCCGGTTCCTGCTGAAGTGTTAGCTGCATACCCAGATGTTGATTCATTAACTTTCGGGCCTGAATATGTACTGCCAAAGCCAATGGACCCTCGTTTATTGAAAAATATTGCTAGCGCCGTTTCACAAGCTGCAATTGATTCTGGTGTGGCGGTACTGAATAAAGTACCAACAGATTATTCTTTTTAA
- the csrD gene encoding RNase E specificity factor CsrD, with the protein MKLTKILTNKLVSFWLLSLTAVGFIFLLGSLVSFTQLTFKFQQQKVTQLESMLVEHYQSDSLWDLHAWLPPMLIAYNANSFKLTRENQLLFEYHSPNPQGNPTLFKHSLGEKSDLIMELTLPQPSLLNQLGWYEYLSLLIALVAIGLFVRYGLRWFTEELDGIEQIAQRSHLIMDGKHQQALEFTGKARPRLINRAMTKLLEQLQDAQKERGRFDQFIRSKTFLDPSTRIGNRIFFENRLEALTHQHSMIAHGAVLLMNFDDLDLLQQQHGDEAVNEQLNDLVQAIQKLLSDVEDTIFARYAFNQFIVVAPQFSLTEADSLANKLLKIGISQLQNQSDSQDNYVHLGAAFYKAGDTQEQILEEVEMALKAAQLQRSNNWFMYDKGAVDKEIAKGSVRWRSFLENTLVNRRFVAITEKVMDSDDIACHQEVFSRAIDNQGNEIRATLFIPMANKCGLMPQVERQLLETVLFELMANNQDVFSVNLSLDSLTSRAFIRWLKSTLLEHRPLASRLIFEVTEDIVVKHQQDLAENLDMLRKMGSRLCVDHVGLQVVGTHYIQECHFDLVKLHRSIIQQIHLKSENQLFIRSLIGGLYRAEVQVFAEGVTSFEEWQTLKILGVSAAQGDFFNQ; encoded by the coding sequence ATGAAATTAACTAAAATATTAACCAACAAACTTGTCAGCTTTTGGTTGTTATCACTTACGGCTGTTGGCTTTATCTTTCTTTTGGGATCGTTAGTCAGTTTTACCCAACTGACATTTAAGTTTCAGCAACAAAAAGTCACCCAGTTAGAATCGATGCTCGTAGAGCATTATCAATCTGACAGCTTATGGGATTTACATGCGTGGCTTCCGCCGATGTTAATTGCCTACAATGCTAATTCGTTTAAATTAACCCGTGAAAATCAGCTGCTGTTTGAGTACCACTCTCCTAATCCCCAGGGTAATCCCACTCTTTTTAAGCATTCGCTAGGCGAAAAATCTGACTTGATTATGGAGCTGACATTACCTCAGCCCTCGCTATTAAATCAACTAGGCTGGTATGAATATTTAAGCTTACTGATCGCACTAGTCGCCATTGGCTTGTTTGTTCGCTATGGCCTGCGATGGTTTACTGAAGAGTTAGATGGCATAGAGCAAATTGCTCAGCGAAGTCATTTAATTATGGATGGGAAACATCAACAAGCACTCGAATTTACCGGTAAAGCCCGCCCTCGTTTAATTAATCGTGCCATGACCAAATTGCTTGAGCAACTCCAAGATGCGCAAAAAGAACGTGGGCGTTTTGATCAATTTATTCGCTCGAAAACTTTTTTGGATCCCAGCACCCGTATTGGTAACCGTATCTTTTTTGAAAATAGATTAGAAGCTTTAACCCATCAACATAGCATGATAGCCCATGGTGCGGTGCTATTGATGAACTTTGATGATTTAGATTTGCTGCAACAGCAGCATGGCGACGAGGCAGTCAATGAGCAATTAAATGATCTAGTGCAAGCAATACAAAAACTCTTAAGTGATGTTGAGGATACGATATTTGCTCGCTATGCCTTTAATCAGTTTATTGTCGTAGCACCACAATTCTCACTTACTGAGGCTGACTCGTTAGCCAATAAGTTATTGAAAATCGGCATTAGTCAATTACAGAATCAATCTGACTCGCAAGATAACTATGTACATTTAGGTGCCGCCTTTTATAAAGCAGGCGATACGCAAGAGCAGATTTTAGAAGAAGTGGAAATGGCTTTAAAAGCGGCGCAATTACAACGCAGTAATAATTGGTTTATGTATGACAAAGGCGCGGTGGATAAAGAAATTGCCAAGGGTTCAGTTCGTTGGCGCAGCTTTTTAGAAAACACGTTAGTTAATCGCCGTTTTGTCGCGATTACAGAAAAGGTAATGGACAGTGACGATATTGCTTGTCATCAGGAAGTCTTCAGCCGTGCGATTGATAATCAAGGTAATGAAATAAGAGCCACGCTATTTATCCCAATGGCAAATAAGTGTGGTTTGATGCCACAAGTTGAGCGTCAGTTACTCGAAACAGTCCTATTCGAATTGATGGCTAACAATCAAGACGTATTTAGCGTGAATCTGAGTTTGGATTCATTAACCAGTCGAGCCTTTATTCGTTGGCTAAAAAGTACGTTATTGGAACACCGACCTTTAGCATCAAGACTGATTTTTGAAGTGACCGAAGATATTGTTGTTAAACATCAACAGGATTTGGCCGAAAACCTCGATATGCTTCGCAAAATGGGATCGCGGTTATGCGTTGATCATGTTGGTTTACAAGTTGTAGGGACACATTACATCCAAGAGTGTCATTTTGATTTAGTAAAACTGCATCGCTCTATCATTCAGCAAATCCATTTAAAGTCTGAAAATCAGCTGTTCATTAGAAGCTTAATTGGTGGTCTATATCGTGCTGAGGTGCAGGTTTTCGCTGAAGGAGTGACTAGCTTTGAAGAGTGGCAAACTTTGAAAATCCTCGGTGTTAGTGCCGCTCAGGGGGATTTTTTTAATCAGTAG
- a CDS encoding MSHA biogenesis protein MshI: protein MKNGFLNKLTFWRQNIPVGELGLYVAADSIYVFKSNVGGTAEQRADLATEPQSKFPIEGVSYKIAFDGDNWTEAFTAIFDGHGAAKLQIVLGESFYQLIAADKPNVPAEELKQALLWSVKDLVSEPVSNIQLDYFESSLTASGKINVVVANKQQLSNLAQVSEEKGFVIAGISIEELAMTTIFQDDLSHMIVSHVSGQELLLTVVKQGELLMQRRVRGFTQIDKASAQDLEFGLADNLSLEIQRSMDYFESQLRQAPVGSIDLLIGGEYQALVPLVSQNFNQNVNAIQHDSVSSHFSMMSYSLLAGSLLTGGKA from the coding sequence ATGAAAAATGGTTTTTTAAATAAATTAACTTTTTGGCGCCAAAACATTCCAGTGGGTGAGCTTGGACTGTATGTAGCTGCGGACTCCATTTATGTGTTTAAAAGTAATGTGGGTGGCACCGCGGAGCAACGAGCTGATTTAGCAACAGAACCTCAATCAAAATTTCCAATTGAAGGTGTTAGTTACAAAATTGCCTTTGATGGCGATAATTGGACCGAAGCTTTCACTGCCATTTTTGACGGTCACGGTGCAGCAAAGCTACAGATTGTACTTGGGGAAAGCTTCTATCAGTTAATAGCTGCAGATAAACCCAATGTTCCCGCAGAAGAATTAAAACAGGCACTGCTTTGGTCAGTTAAAGATTTAGTGTCAGAACCCGTGTCCAATATCCAATTAGATTATTTTGAGTCATCACTCACCGCTAGCGGGAAAATAAATGTTGTTGTGGCAAATAAACAACAGTTATCAAACTTGGCTCAGGTGAGTGAAGAAAAGGGCTTTGTTATCGCAGGCATCAGTATTGAAGAGCTGGCAATGACAACAATATTCCAAGATGATCTTTCTCACATGATTGTCAGCCATGTTTCCGGTCAGGAGTTGCTACTGACCGTAGTGAAACAAGGTGAGCTGTTAATGCAGCGCCGAGTAAGAGGGTTTACTCAAATAGATAAAGCCAGTGCCCAAGATTTAGAATTTGGATTAGCAGATAACTTAAGTTTAGAAATTCAGCGCTCGATGGACTATTTCGAAAGTCAGCTACGTCAAGCACCTGTTGGCTCGATTGATTTACTCATTGGTGGTGAATATCAAGCCCTGGTGCCTTTAGTCTCACAAAATTTTAATCAAAATGTGAATGCTATTCAGCATGACTCTGTCAGTAGTCATTTCTCAATGATGTCTTACTCGCTATTGGCTGGTTCATTATTAACTGGAGGCAAAGCATGA
- a CDS encoding PilN domain-containing protein, whose amino-acid sequence MIKTTVNLFSADLLPAKLRLSFERMMMAVAALVVITTIIWSIGFWSVSGLEKTHAQISKEQQRFNEQKSDLELQISNRKPDAGLVSRVELGQQRLELKRLLSAEIKQRDNMISRGYSGLLTDLASVSDSSVWLKRIVINEQQFEFEGFGAHPQSIPLWVERLKNTETLKGYAFATMTMDRGDDQPLAFKLSSTPEQGAK is encoded by the coding sequence ATGATTAAAACCACAGTTAATTTATTCAGTGCCGATTTATTACCGGCAAAGCTTAGATTGTCATTTGAAAGAATGATGATGGCGGTAGCTGCTTTGGTTGTTATCACTACTATTATTTGGTCTATTGGTTTTTGGTCTGTTTCAGGCTTAGAAAAAACACATGCACAAATATCGAAAGAGCAGCAGCGGTTTAATGAACAAAAAAGTGATTTAGAATTACAAATTTCAAATCGAAAGCCTGACGCAGGTTTGGTTTCCAGAGTAGAACTGGGTCAACAACGATTAGAACTTAAAAGATTATTATCTGCGGAAATAAAGCAACGAGATAATATGATCAGTCGTGGTTATTCGGGATTATTAACCGACCTTGCATCCGTATCTGATAGTTCTGTGTGGTTAAAGCGTATTGTAATCAACGAGCAGCAGTTTGAGTTTGAAGGCTTTGGTGCTCACCCTCAAAGTATTCCATTATGGGTTGAGCGTTTAAAGAATACTGAAACCCTTAAAGGATATGCCTTTGCGACCATGACAATGGATCGAGGAGATGACCAACCCTTGGCATTTAAATTATCTAGCACGCCAGAACAGGGGGCTAAATAA